TATTCCACCGGAATGCGCCAGCGTTTGGGCATCGCTCAGGCATTGATGGAAGACCCAAGCTTATTGATGTTGGACGAACCGACCACCGGACTGGATTTCGCCGGGCAAGATTGGTTCCACGAGCTGATTTGGCAATTACAAAAGGAAGGCAAAACTATTTTGATCACCAGCCATAGTAAAGAAGAAATAGCCAGCTTTTGCGATAAAGCTTACGAAATGGCTGGAGGGCAATTAGCGCTGATCAGTTGACAGACGACCGCACTAAACTTTGTCAAAAAAATGCACCTCCTCGGTTCTATCAAAACTTGGGAATGATTTCTCATTCAAGGTAACATTCATTATTATAGAAACCCTTTTCACCACTAATAGAGTTATAGCTCACATTCACACACTAGGCTTTAGATGTTAAATTTCCTCAAGAACGGTCAACAGATTAGTCTCATCCTAATGATTCAACATCAATTTCATAGTTTTTCCTCTTCATATGACTTCACCTTAAGCAAATGAAAAACGATAATCCTGTGATCTCAAAAACAAGTGAATGAATCGTAAAGCAAATTTGAGAAGGAAAGATAAAAAATGGCAACTGCTTTTGCAATGATCAGTCATTTTTGTTTGTCATTTTAGTTTGTAAGCTTATGCTTTACTAGGATACACTCCTATCTGTAATCTTCATACTGAAAGAAAAAAACAACTACTTATTACATTACTATGAACCTAAAGGTGATCCTTAGCTACATGATGATGAACGGAAGGAATTCTTTATAGCAGATTAGAAAAAGTTCTGATACAATAATGACTAATTAACAATGATTGATAAATATATCTTATTAGGTCTACAATTCTCCATCATTAATAATCGTATGAAAGATTTGACCGAAGCTATAGATGTATGGATTGGAGGTATTTAATGGTAAGCGGGGAAATTACAAAAGTAAATCTCATAAAACAACTCTATAAAGCTATCACGACTGAGGAATTAGCTGCTTTCATTGGGGCTGGTCTCTCTATACCAGCCGGATTTAAGAATTGGAAAGAAATGTTGAGAGAACCTGCCGAGGATATCTCTTTAGATGTCGAAAAGGAAGAACATGACCTGGTTGGCTTGGCACAATTATATTGTAATTCTAAAGACAGAACTAGCGTTGATAATTTGATTACTAATAACTTTGCTTCTTTAAATAGCCCAACAGAAAATCATAAATTATTAGCGCAACTCCCAATTGCTACTTTTTGGACTACTAATTATGATAAATTGGTAGAAAAAGCTCTAGAAGATAATAATAAGTTACCTAATGTTAAAACAGCAGATGAGCAATTACGAGGGACAAACCAACCTTTTAATGCGATTGTTTATAAAATGCACGGAGATGTTGATCGTCCAAACAGGGCTGTAATAACAAGAAGCGATTATGA
This window of the Candidatus Atribacteria bacterium ADurb.Bin276 genome carries:
- the znuC_2 gene encoding High-affinity zinc uptake system ATP-binding protein ZnuC codes for the protein MRQRLGIAQALMEDPSLLMLDEPTTGLDFAGQDWFHELIWQLQKEGKTILITSHSKEEIASFCDKAYEMAGGQLALIS